One stretch of Bombus affinis isolate iyBomAffi1 chromosome 4, iyBomAffi1.2, whole genome shotgun sequence DNA includes these proteins:
- the LOC126915694 gene encoding uncharacterized protein LOC126915694 isoform X1, which produces MAKGKLRGSDSNNKLTTSNATFKNGETYTSEFEINEIPPSARTLLTKGYIQDEINSYSGATVSTRGRFMTEQEKLRCPNERPLYLYIQGHAKHNVDLAIQKINEIIKTEHQSSLNRPSRFTNAPPPLMSLHSGVTSVEKICVGIENAPEGFDLRGRIIGAGGANLLYIRGETGANITLRGRGSQFIDPVLGTESPEPLHLYIEHPKPEALQNAKQLAINLIQTMQSELQSYIQQQPPPVQSQQVIEQSQMPQTQFQTMNIGTLGQPNVVTIQHQDIIQHPQSSVVTLPATILTATVTGAPGSGITVPPPGVHIPPHSGPLVPPPQTQEIQTFMPPPPVGQVQLIGPPSTVSQVQYQIHPGQPLQIQGIQPGSQSSPQPVAQMYVMSQPPPQSPAQQNFITSSSASVNGAVSYVYTQPNVQRPSTPPQGIIEAVNVNLQQPPPATPINITQQPPPPLLHLHFPPPNFPPNQPPPPVPQTYQIQYQQVQAAASQSQTQFVLQPGEHIVPPQLQQNHEQSQAVAQHMLPPQFEGHAPQFHLQVPPPSTQTFLVPNAQSPQHPQQHPLPPGGEVQHQQEGPVDQGPQPQPVPPPQIVPPPAAQMSNSMNVLTSIPPPTQAPSSQNAPWLYQAQQPQQMMQSQGQLQVQMPPANIPLHNVPPPQVQAQIQYHAQHMQYQNGHIPPQVHYTVQPPPQQFEQKPDSPEQKSHGVKRRFSDVETNSEASPYQCGPLPAQRHGTGQSLVPLTIPWRHQVLLTFQKYPWLCIREGDRQQQVLHGPSQAAAGLPHGDRNKLLMPPPHPGEKRSLDQKTAGINTGNEQNPIGDSINMHPGSGPPLPPSLPPQAPWQTHHIRVPWGRPPPMPRDGEHQGVCPTLPPTNMPPPQIRPRGHIEGNRSPIQNAILEHPLNVEYNQMPPYTTKPPPYNSHPLMQSICNPPPPPPPHHQQRPQHPPQNVQHYQVPISQTYQPPTSCPPWMN; this is translated from the exons ACATGCAAAACATAATGTAGATT TGGCTAtacaaaaaattaatgaaattattaaaacagAACATCAAAGTTCTTTAAATAGGCCAAGTAGATTTACTAATGCACCGCCACCTCTTATGAGTTTACATTCCGGAGTTACATCTGTG GAAAAAATCTGTGTTGGGATAGAAAATGCTCCAGAAGGATTTGATTTAAGAGGCAGAATTATAGGTGCAGGTGGAGCAAATCTATTATACATTAGGGGTGAAACAGGTGCAAATATAACTTTAAGGGGTAGAGGGTCGCAATTCATTGATCCTGTTTTAGGCACTGAATCTCCAGAACCACTGCATTTGTATATAGA GCATCCAAAGCCAGAAGCATTACAAAATGCAAAACAGTTAGCAATTAATTTAATTCAGACAATGCAATCGGAATTACAATCATATATACAGCAGCAACCACCACCAGTACAATCACAGCAAGTTATAGAACAGTCGCAAATGCCACAAA CACAATTTCAAACCATGAACATTGGTACTTTGGGACAGCCTAATGTTGTTACTATACAACATCAAG ATATTATACAACACCCACAAAGTAGTGTAGTAACATTGCCAGCAACCATTCTCACTGCTACAGTGACTGGTGCACCAGGCTCTGGTATAACAGTTCCTCCACCTGGAGTACACATTCCACCCCATTCTGGACCATTGGTACCACCACCACAAACTCAG GAAATACAAACATTTATGCCACCTCCACCAGTTGGACAAGTGCAATTAATTGGTCCTCCATCAACAGTCAGTCAAGTGCAATATCAAATTCATCCTGGGCAACCGCTACAAATTCAAGGGATTCAACCTGGATCACAATCATCACCGCAACCTGTAGCCCAAATGTATGTTATGAGTCAACCACCACCACAGAGTCCAGCTCAACAAAACTTCATTACAAGTAGTAGTGCGTCAGTTAATGGTGCGGTTTCTTATGTTTATACACAACCAAATGTACAAAGGCCTTCCACACCGCCACAAGGGATAATCGAAGCTGTTAACGTGAATTTACAACAGCCACCTCCAGCAACTCCAATTAACATAACTCAACAACCACCTCCACCGTTATTACACCTTCATTTTCCTCCGCCAAATTTCCCGCCAAATCAACCACCACCTCCAGTACCACAAACTTACCAAATACAATATCAGCAGGTGCAAGCAGCTGCATCACAATCTCAAACACAGTTTGTGTTACAACCTGGGGAGCATATTGTTCCACCACAGTTGCAGCAAAATCATGAACAATCTCAAGCTGTGGCTCAGCATATGTTACCACCACAATTTGAAGGTCATGCTCCCCAATTTCATTTACAAGTACCTCCTCCGTCTACGCAAACATTTTTGGTCCCCAATGCTCAATCGCCCCAACATCCTCAACAACATCCTCTTCCTCCTGGAGGTGAGGTTCAACATCAACAAGAAGGACCAGTGGATCAAGGGCCACAGCCACAACCGGTACCACCTCCACAAATTGTACCACCGCCTGCTGCTCAAATGTCGAACTCCATGAATGTTCTTACTAGTATTCCACCGCCGACACAAGCACCTTCTTCACAAAATGCTCCATGGCTATATCAAGCACAACAACCGCAACAAATGATGCAATCACAGGGTCAACTACAG GTTCAGATGCCACCCGCAAATATACCTCTACACAATGTACCTCCACCGCAAGTTCAAGCACAGATACAGTACCATGCACAGCATATGCAATATCAGAATGGTCATATACCCCCTCAAGTACATTATACAGTTCAACCACCACCTCAACAGTTTGAGCAAAAGCCTGATTCCCCAGAACAAAAGTCTCATGGTGTAAAAAGAAGATTTTCAGACGTTGAAACAAATTCG GAAGCATCACCTTATCAGTGTGGTCCTCTACCTGCTCAGCGTCATGGAACAGG ACAAAGTTTGGTACCATTAACTATTCCCTGGAGACACCAGGTGCTTTTAACATTTCAGAAATATCCATGGCTGTGCATCAG AGAAGGTGATCGACAGCAACAAGTCTTACATGGTCCATCACAAGCAGCTGCAGGCCTTCCTCATGGAGATCGAAACAAGCTGCTAATGCCACCTCCACATCCAG gTGAGAAACGCAGCTTGGATCAAAAAACTGCAGGCATAAATACAG GAAATGAGCAAAATCCGATCGGAGATTCGATAAACATGCATCCTGGAAGTGGACCACCTCTGCCTCCTTCACTTCCACCACAGGCACCGTGGCAAACACATCATATTAGAGTTCCATGGGGCAGACCACCACCAATGCCAAGGGATGGAGAGCATCAAGGAGTGTGTCCTACATTACCTCCCACAAATATGCCACCACCACAAATTAGACCCAGAG GACACATTGAAGGTAATCGTTCGCCTATACAAAATGCGATATTGGAGCATCCGTTGAATGTTGAGTATAATCAAATGCCACCGTATACGACAAAACCTCCTCCTTACAATTCACACCCATTGATGCAATCCATTTGCAATCCACCGCCACCACCACCGCCGCATCATCAGCAGCGACCGCAACATCCTCCTCAAAATGTGCAGCATTATCAGGTGCCAATTTCACAGACATATCAACCACCGACTTCCTGTCCACCGTGGATGAATTAA
- the LOC126915694 gene encoding uncharacterized protein LOC126915694 isoform X5: MAKGKLRGSDSNNKLTTSNATFKNGETYTSEFEINEIPPSARTLLTKGYIQDEINSYSGATVSTRGRFMTEQEKLRCPNERPLYLYIQGHAKHNVDLAIQKINEIIKTEHQSSLNRPSRFTNAPPPLMSLHSGVTSVEKICVGIENAPEGFDLRGRIIGAGGANLLYIRGETGANITLRGRGSQFIDPVLGTESPEPLHLYIEHPKPEALQNAKQLAINLIQTMQSELQSYIQQQPPPVQSQQVIEQSQMPQTQFQTMNIGTLGQPNVVTIQHQDIIQHPQSSVVTLPATILTATVTGAPGSGITVPPPGVHIPPHSGPLVPPPQTQEIQTFMPPPPVGQVQLIGPPSTVSQVQYQIHPGQPLQIQGIQPGSQSSPQPVAQMYVMSQPPPQSPAQQNFITSSSASVNGAVSYVYTQPNVQRPSTPPQGIIEAVNVNLQQPPPATPINITQQPPPPLLHLHFPPPNFPPNQPPPPVPQTYQIQYQQVQAAASQSQTQFVLQPGEHIVPPQLQQNHEQSQAVAQHMLPPQFEGHAPQFHLQVPPPSTQTFLVPNAQSPQHPQQHPLPPGGEVQHQQEGPVDQGPQPQPVPPPQIVPPPAAQMSNSMNVLTSIPPPTQAPSSQNAPWLYQAQQPQQMMQSQGQLQVQMPPANIPLHNVPPPQVQAQIQYHAQHMQYQNGHIPPQVHYTVQPPPQQFEQKPDSPEQKSHGVKRRFSDVETNSEASPYQCGPLPAQRHGTGEGDRQQQVLHGPSQAAAGLPHGDRNKLLMPPPHPGNEQNPIGDSINMHPGSGPPLPPSLPPQAPWQTHHIRVPWGRPPPMPRDGEHQGVCPTLPPTNMPPPQIRPRGHIEGNRSPIQNAILEHPLNVEYNQMPPYTTKPPPYNSHPLMQSICNPPPPPPPHHQQRPQHPPQNVQHYQVPISQTYQPPTSCPPWMN, translated from the exons ACATGCAAAACATAATGTAGATT TGGCTAtacaaaaaattaatgaaattattaaaacagAACATCAAAGTTCTTTAAATAGGCCAAGTAGATTTACTAATGCACCGCCACCTCTTATGAGTTTACATTCCGGAGTTACATCTGTG GAAAAAATCTGTGTTGGGATAGAAAATGCTCCAGAAGGATTTGATTTAAGAGGCAGAATTATAGGTGCAGGTGGAGCAAATCTATTATACATTAGGGGTGAAACAGGTGCAAATATAACTTTAAGGGGTAGAGGGTCGCAATTCATTGATCCTGTTTTAGGCACTGAATCTCCAGAACCACTGCATTTGTATATAGA GCATCCAAAGCCAGAAGCATTACAAAATGCAAAACAGTTAGCAATTAATTTAATTCAGACAATGCAATCGGAATTACAATCATATATACAGCAGCAACCACCACCAGTACAATCACAGCAAGTTATAGAACAGTCGCAAATGCCACAAA CACAATTTCAAACCATGAACATTGGTACTTTGGGACAGCCTAATGTTGTTACTATACAACATCAAG ATATTATACAACACCCACAAAGTAGTGTAGTAACATTGCCAGCAACCATTCTCACTGCTACAGTGACTGGTGCACCAGGCTCTGGTATAACAGTTCCTCCACCTGGAGTACACATTCCACCCCATTCTGGACCATTGGTACCACCACCACAAACTCAG GAAATACAAACATTTATGCCACCTCCACCAGTTGGACAAGTGCAATTAATTGGTCCTCCATCAACAGTCAGTCAAGTGCAATATCAAATTCATCCTGGGCAACCGCTACAAATTCAAGGGATTCAACCTGGATCACAATCATCACCGCAACCTGTAGCCCAAATGTATGTTATGAGTCAACCACCACCACAGAGTCCAGCTCAACAAAACTTCATTACAAGTAGTAGTGCGTCAGTTAATGGTGCGGTTTCTTATGTTTATACACAACCAAATGTACAAAGGCCTTCCACACCGCCACAAGGGATAATCGAAGCTGTTAACGTGAATTTACAACAGCCACCTCCAGCAACTCCAATTAACATAACTCAACAACCACCTCCACCGTTATTACACCTTCATTTTCCTCCGCCAAATTTCCCGCCAAATCAACCACCACCTCCAGTACCACAAACTTACCAAATACAATATCAGCAGGTGCAAGCAGCTGCATCACAATCTCAAACACAGTTTGTGTTACAACCTGGGGAGCATATTGTTCCACCACAGTTGCAGCAAAATCATGAACAATCTCAAGCTGTGGCTCAGCATATGTTACCACCACAATTTGAAGGTCATGCTCCCCAATTTCATTTACAAGTACCTCCTCCGTCTACGCAAACATTTTTGGTCCCCAATGCTCAATCGCCCCAACATCCTCAACAACATCCTCTTCCTCCTGGAGGTGAGGTTCAACATCAACAAGAAGGACCAGTGGATCAAGGGCCACAGCCACAACCGGTACCACCTCCACAAATTGTACCACCGCCTGCTGCTCAAATGTCGAACTCCATGAATGTTCTTACTAGTATTCCACCGCCGACACAAGCACCTTCTTCACAAAATGCTCCATGGCTATATCAAGCACAACAACCGCAACAAATGATGCAATCACAGGGTCAACTACAG GTTCAGATGCCACCCGCAAATATACCTCTACACAATGTACCTCCACCGCAAGTTCAAGCACAGATACAGTACCATGCACAGCATATGCAATATCAGAATGGTCATATACCCCCTCAAGTACATTATACAGTTCAACCACCACCTCAACAGTTTGAGCAAAAGCCTGATTCCCCAGAACAAAAGTCTCATGGTGTAAAAAGAAGATTTTCAGACGTTGAAACAAATTCG GAAGCATCACCTTATCAGTGTGGTCCTCTACCTGCTCAGCGTCATGGAACAGG AGAAGGTGATCGACAGCAACAAGTCTTACATGGTCCATCACAAGCAGCTGCAGGCCTTCCTCATGGAGATCGAAACAAGCTGCTAATGCCACCTCCACATCCAG GAAATGAGCAAAATCCGATCGGAGATTCGATAAACATGCATCCTGGAAGTGGACCACCTCTGCCTCCTTCACTTCCACCACAGGCACCGTGGCAAACACATCATATTAGAGTTCCATGGGGCAGACCACCACCAATGCCAAGGGATGGAGAGCATCAAGGAGTGTGTCCTACATTACCTCCCACAAATATGCCACCACCACAAATTAGACCCAGAG GACACATTGAAGGTAATCGTTCGCCTATACAAAATGCGATATTGGAGCATCCGTTGAATGTTGAGTATAATCAAATGCCACCGTATACGACAAAACCTCCTCCTTACAATTCACACCCATTGATGCAATCCATTTGCAATCCACCGCCACCACCACCGCCGCATCATCAGCAGCGACCGCAACATCCTCCTCAAAATGTGCAGCATTATCAGGTGCCAATTTCACAGACATATCAACCACCGACTTCCTGTCCACCGTGGATGAATTAA
- the LOC126915694 gene encoding uncharacterized protein LOC126915694 isoform X3, translating into MAKGKLRGSDSNNKLTTSNATFKNGETYTSEFEINEIPPSARTLLTKGYIQDEINSYSGATVSTRGRFMTEQEKLRCPNERPLYLYIQGHAKHNVDLAIQKINEIIKTEHQSSLNRPSRFTNAPPPLMSLHSGVTSVEKICVGIENAPEGFDLRGRIIGAGGANLLYIRGETGANITLRGRGSQFIDPVLGTESPEPLHLYIEHPKPEALQNAKQLAINLIQTMQSELQSYIQQQPPPVQSQQVIEQSQMPQNIIQHPQSSVVTLPATILTATVTGAPGSGITVPPPGVHIPPHSGPLVPPPQTQEIQTFMPPPPVGQVQLIGPPSTVSQVQYQIHPGQPLQIQGIQPGSQSSPQPVAQMYVMSQPPPQSPAQQNFITSSSASVNGAVSYVYTQPNVQRPSTPPQGIIEAVNVNLQQPPPATPINITQQPPPPLLHLHFPPPNFPPNQPPPPVPQTYQIQYQQVQAAASQSQTQFVLQPGEHIVPPQLQQNHEQSQAVAQHMLPPQFEGHAPQFHLQVPPPSTQTFLVPNAQSPQHPQQHPLPPGGEVQHQQEGPVDQGPQPQPVPPPQIVPPPAAQMSNSMNVLTSIPPPTQAPSSQNAPWLYQAQQPQQMMQSQGQLQVQMPPANIPLHNVPPPQVQAQIQYHAQHMQYQNGHIPPQVHYTVQPPPQQFEQKPDSPEQKSHGVKRRFSDVETNSEASPYQCGPLPAQRHGTGQSLVPLTIPWRHQVLLTFQKYPWLCIREGDRQQQVLHGPSQAAAGLPHGDRNKLLMPPPHPGEKRSLDQKTAGINTGNEQNPIGDSINMHPGSGPPLPPSLPPQAPWQTHHIRVPWGRPPPMPRDGEHQGVCPTLPPTNMPPPQIRPRGHIEGNRSPIQNAILEHPLNVEYNQMPPYTTKPPPYNSHPLMQSICNPPPPPPPHHQQRPQHPPQNVQHYQVPISQTYQPPTSCPPWMN; encoded by the exons ACATGCAAAACATAATGTAGATT TGGCTAtacaaaaaattaatgaaattattaaaacagAACATCAAAGTTCTTTAAATAGGCCAAGTAGATTTACTAATGCACCGCCACCTCTTATGAGTTTACATTCCGGAGTTACATCTGTG GAAAAAATCTGTGTTGGGATAGAAAATGCTCCAGAAGGATTTGATTTAAGAGGCAGAATTATAGGTGCAGGTGGAGCAAATCTATTATACATTAGGGGTGAAACAGGTGCAAATATAACTTTAAGGGGTAGAGGGTCGCAATTCATTGATCCTGTTTTAGGCACTGAATCTCCAGAACCACTGCATTTGTATATAGA GCATCCAAAGCCAGAAGCATTACAAAATGCAAAACAGTTAGCAATTAATTTAATTCAGACAATGCAATCGGAATTACAATCATATATACAGCAGCAACCACCACCAGTACAATCACAGCAAGTTATAGAACAGTCGCAAATGCCACAAA ATATTATACAACACCCACAAAGTAGTGTAGTAACATTGCCAGCAACCATTCTCACTGCTACAGTGACTGGTGCACCAGGCTCTGGTATAACAGTTCCTCCACCTGGAGTACACATTCCACCCCATTCTGGACCATTGGTACCACCACCACAAACTCAG GAAATACAAACATTTATGCCACCTCCACCAGTTGGACAAGTGCAATTAATTGGTCCTCCATCAACAGTCAGTCAAGTGCAATATCAAATTCATCCTGGGCAACCGCTACAAATTCAAGGGATTCAACCTGGATCACAATCATCACCGCAACCTGTAGCCCAAATGTATGTTATGAGTCAACCACCACCACAGAGTCCAGCTCAACAAAACTTCATTACAAGTAGTAGTGCGTCAGTTAATGGTGCGGTTTCTTATGTTTATACACAACCAAATGTACAAAGGCCTTCCACACCGCCACAAGGGATAATCGAAGCTGTTAACGTGAATTTACAACAGCCACCTCCAGCAACTCCAATTAACATAACTCAACAACCACCTCCACCGTTATTACACCTTCATTTTCCTCCGCCAAATTTCCCGCCAAATCAACCACCACCTCCAGTACCACAAACTTACCAAATACAATATCAGCAGGTGCAAGCAGCTGCATCACAATCTCAAACACAGTTTGTGTTACAACCTGGGGAGCATATTGTTCCACCACAGTTGCAGCAAAATCATGAACAATCTCAAGCTGTGGCTCAGCATATGTTACCACCACAATTTGAAGGTCATGCTCCCCAATTTCATTTACAAGTACCTCCTCCGTCTACGCAAACATTTTTGGTCCCCAATGCTCAATCGCCCCAACATCCTCAACAACATCCTCTTCCTCCTGGAGGTGAGGTTCAACATCAACAAGAAGGACCAGTGGATCAAGGGCCACAGCCACAACCGGTACCACCTCCACAAATTGTACCACCGCCTGCTGCTCAAATGTCGAACTCCATGAATGTTCTTACTAGTATTCCACCGCCGACACAAGCACCTTCTTCACAAAATGCTCCATGGCTATATCAAGCACAACAACCGCAACAAATGATGCAATCACAGGGTCAACTACAG GTTCAGATGCCACCCGCAAATATACCTCTACACAATGTACCTCCACCGCAAGTTCAAGCACAGATACAGTACCATGCACAGCATATGCAATATCAGAATGGTCATATACCCCCTCAAGTACATTATACAGTTCAACCACCACCTCAACAGTTTGAGCAAAAGCCTGATTCCCCAGAACAAAAGTCTCATGGTGTAAAAAGAAGATTTTCAGACGTTGAAACAAATTCG GAAGCATCACCTTATCAGTGTGGTCCTCTACCTGCTCAGCGTCATGGAACAGG ACAAAGTTTGGTACCATTAACTATTCCCTGGAGACACCAGGTGCTTTTAACATTTCAGAAATATCCATGGCTGTGCATCAG AGAAGGTGATCGACAGCAACAAGTCTTACATGGTCCATCACAAGCAGCTGCAGGCCTTCCTCATGGAGATCGAAACAAGCTGCTAATGCCACCTCCACATCCAG gTGAGAAACGCAGCTTGGATCAAAAAACTGCAGGCATAAATACAG GAAATGAGCAAAATCCGATCGGAGATTCGATAAACATGCATCCTGGAAGTGGACCACCTCTGCCTCCTTCACTTCCACCACAGGCACCGTGGCAAACACATCATATTAGAGTTCCATGGGGCAGACCACCACCAATGCCAAGGGATGGAGAGCATCAAGGAGTGTGTCCTACATTACCTCCCACAAATATGCCACCACCACAAATTAGACCCAGAG GACACATTGAAGGTAATCGTTCGCCTATACAAAATGCGATATTGGAGCATCCGTTGAATGTTGAGTATAATCAAATGCCACCGTATACGACAAAACCTCCTCCTTACAATTCACACCCATTGATGCAATCCATTTGCAATCCACCGCCACCACCACCGCCGCATCATCAGCAGCGACCGCAACATCCTCCTCAAAATGTGCAGCATTATCAGGTGCCAATTTCACAGACATATCAACCACCGACTTCCTGTCCACCGTGGATGAATTAA
- the LOC126915694 gene encoding uncharacterized protein LOC126915694 isoform X4, protein MAKGKLRGSDSNNKLTTSNATFKNGETYTSEFEINEIPPSARTLLTKGYIQDEINSYSGATVSTRGRFMTEQEKLRCPNERPLYLYIQGHAKHNVDLAIQKINEIIKTEHQSSLNRPSRFTNAPPPLMSLHSGVTSVEKICVGIENAPEGFDLRGRIIGAGGANLLYIRGETGANITLRGRGSQFIDPVLGTESPEPLHLYIEHPKPEALQNAKQLAINLIQTMQSELQSYIQQQPPPVQSQQVIEQSQMPQTQFQTMNIGTLGQPNVVTIQHQDIIQHPQSSVVTLPATILTATVTGAPGSGITVPPPGVHIPPHSGPLVPPPQTQEIQTFMPPPPVGQVQLIGPPSTVSQVQYQIHPGQPLQIQGIQPGSQSSPQPVAQMYVMSQPPPQSPAQQNFITSSSASVNGAVSYVYTQPNVQRPSTPPQGIIEAVNVNLQQPPPATPINITQQPPPPLLHLHFPPPNFPPNQPPPPVPQTYQIQYQQVQAAASQSQTQFVLQPGEHIVPPQLQQNHEQSQAVAQHMLPPQFEGHAPQFHLQVPPPSTQTFLVPNAQSPQHPQQHPLPPGGEVQHQQEGPVDQGPQPQPVPPPQIVPPPAAQMSNSMNVLTSIPPPTQAPSSQNAPWLYQAQQPQQMMQSQGQLQVQMPPANIPLHNVPPPQVQAQIQYHAQHMQYQNGHIPPQVHYTVQPPPQQFEQKPDSPEQKSHGVKRRFSDVETNSEASPYQCGPLPAQRHGTGEGDRQQQVLHGPSQAAAGLPHGDRNKLLMPPPHPGEKRSLDQKTAGINTGNEQNPIGDSINMHPGSGPPLPPSLPPQAPWQTHHIRVPWGRPPPMPRDGEHQGVCPTLPPTNMPPPQIRPRGHIEGNRSPIQNAILEHPLNVEYNQMPPYTTKPPPYNSHPLMQSICNPPPPPPPHHQQRPQHPPQNVQHYQVPISQTYQPPTSCPPWMN, encoded by the exons ACATGCAAAACATAATGTAGATT TGGCTAtacaaaaaattaatgaaattattaaaacagAACATCAAAGTTCTTTAAATAGGCCAAGTAGATTTACTAATGCACCGCCACCTCTTATGAGTTTACATTCCGGAGTTACATCTGTG GAAAAAATCTGTGTTGGGATAGAAAATGCTCCAGAAGGATTTGATTTAAGAGGCAGAATTATAGGTGCAGGTGGAGCAAATCTATTATACATTAGGGGTGAAACAGGTGCAAATATAACTTTAAGGGGTAGAGGGTCGCAATTCATTGATCCTGTTTTAGGCACTGAATCTCCAGAACCACTGCATTTGTATATAGA GCATCCAAAGCCAGAAGCATTACAAAATGCAAAACAGTTAGCAATTAATTTAATTCAGACAATGCAATCGGAATTACAATCATATATACAGCAGCAACCACCACCAGTACAATCACAGCAAGTTATAGAACAGTCGCAAATGCCACAAA CACAATTTCAAACCATGAACATTGGTACTTTGGGACAGCCTAATGTTGTTACTATACAACATCAAG ATATTATACAACACCCACAAAGTAGTGTAGTAACATTGCCAGCAACCATTCTCACTGCTACAGTGACTGGTGCACCAGGCTCTGGTATAACAGTTCCTCCACCTGGAGTACACATTCCACCCCATTCTGGACCATTGGTACCACCACCACAAACTCAG GAAATACAAACATTTATGCCACCTCCACCAGTTGGACAAGTGCAATTAATTGGTCCTCCATCAACAGTCAGTCAAGTGCAATATCAAATTCATCCTGGGCAACCGCTACAAATTCAAGGGATTCAACCTGGATCACAATCATCACCGCAACCTGTAGCCCAAATGTATGTTATGAGTCAACCACCACCACAGAGTCCAGCTCAACAAAACTTCATTACAAGTAGTAGTGCGTCAGTTAATGGTGCGGTTTCTTATGTTTATACACAACCAAATGTACAAAGGCCTTCCACACCGCCACAAGGGATAATCGAAGCTGTTAACGTGAATTTACAACAGCCACCTCCAGCAACTCCAATTAACATAACTCAACAACCACCTCCACCGTTATTACACCTTCATTTTCCTCCGCCAAATTTCCCGCCAAATCAACCACCACCTCCAGTACCACAAACTTACCAAATACAATATCAGCAGGTGCAAGCAGCTGCATCACAATCTCAAACACAGTTTGTGTTACAACCTGGGGAGCATATTGTTCCACCACAGTTGCAGCAAAATCATGAACAATCTCAAGCTGTGGCTCAGCATATGTTACCACCACAATTTGAAGGTCATGCTCCCCAATTTCATTTACAAGTACCTCCTCCGTCTACGCAAACATTTTTGGTCCCCAATGCTCAATCGCCCCAACATCCTCAACAACATCCTCTTCCTCCTGGAGGTGAGGTTCAACATCAACAAGAAGGACCAGTGGATCAAGGGCCACAGCCACAACCGGTACCACCTCCACAAATTGTACCACCGCCTGCTGCTCAAATGTCGAACTCCATGAATGTTCTTACTAGTATTCCACCGCCGACACAAGCACCTTCTTCACAAAATGCTCCATGGCTATATCAAGCACAACAACCGCAACAAATGATGCAATCACAGGGTCAACTACAG GTTCAGATGCCACCCGCAAATATACCTCTACACAATGTACCTCCACCGCAAGTTCAAGCACAGATACAGTACCATGCACAGCATATGCAATATCAGAATGGTCATATACCCCCTCAAGTACATTATACAGTTCAACCACCACCTCAACAGTTTGAGCAAAAGCCTGATTCCCCAGAACAAAAGTCTCATGGTGTAAAAAGAAGATTTTCAGACGTTGAAACAAATTCG GAAGCATCACCTTATCAGTGTGGTCCTCTACCTGCTCAGCGTCATGGAACAGG AGAAGGTGATCGACAGCAACAAGTCTTACATGGTCCATCACAAGCAGCTGCAGGCCTTCCTCATGGAGATCGAAACAAGCTGCTAATGCCACCTCCACATCCAG gTGAGAAACGCAGCTTGGATCAAAAAACTGCAGGCATAAATACAG GAAATGAGCAAAATCCGATCGGAGATTCGATAAACATGCATCCTGGAAGTGGACCACCTCTGCCTCCTTCACTTCCACCACAGGCACCGTGGCAAACACATCATATTAGAGTTCCATGGGGCAGACCACCACCAATGCCAAGGGATGGAGAGCATCAAGGAGTGTGTCCTACATTACCTCCCACAAATATGCCACCACCACAAATTAGACCCAGAG GACACATTGAAGGTAATCGTTCGCCTATACAAAATGCGATATTGGAGCATCCGTTGAATGTTGAGTATAATCAAATGCCACCGTATACGACAAAACCTCCTCCTTACAATTCACACCCATTGATGCAATCCATTTGCAATCCACCGCCACCACCACCGCCGCATCATCAGCAGCGACCGCAACATCCTCCTCAAAATGTGCAGCATTATCAGGTGCCAATTTCACAGACATATCAACCACCGACTTCCTGTCCACCGTGGATGAATTAA